In Ostrinia nubilalis chromosome 10, ilOstNubi1.1, whole genome shotgun sequence, a single genomic region encodes these proteins:
- the LOC135075351 gene encoding broad-complex core protein isoforms 1/2/3/4/5 isoform X5, translated as MVDTQHFCLRWNNYQSSITSAFENLRDDEDFVDVTLACDGKSLKAHRVVLSACSPYFRELLKSTPCKHPVIVLQDVAFTDLHALVEFIYHGEVNVHQRSLSSFLKTAEVLRVSGLTQNEDVQVPLLQTVRATTTAPSPHTPPHPAHTPHPAHTPSYSEKLEEALTIPPSHGMRRIPLPPRRMSRSADNSPDVIKRPRHDNNNDQPQIHDFSTKNHSLVNNTRAHESGNNGNGISNSSSSPSPRLMDEVKNEPLDMICVPNADIDRSTDDTPPHHHRTLGGPPSRGSSAEADDRTPPPQMPPSPFVPPSDTKFPPYHFSMAPLSDTSLSGLVNPLVSDSMASTSQGGARTPQEDYRCEPCNKSLSSLTRLKRHIQNVHMRPSREPVCNICRRVYSSLNSLRNHKSIYHRKQQQPPASSAGPFYPVN; from the exons atggtgGACACACAGCATTTTTGCCTCCGGTGGAACAACTACCAAAGCAGCATCACCAGCGCTTTCGAGAACCTTCGAGATGACGAAGACTTCGTGGACGTCACTCTTGCCTGCGACGGGAAGAGTCTGAAGGCCCACAGAGTGGTTCTTTCGGCCTGCAGCCCGTATTTCAGAGAACTCTTGAAG TCGACGCCATGCAAGCACCCCGTGATCGTGCTGCAAGACGTGGCGTTCACGGACCTCCACGCCCTGGTGGAGTTCATCTACCACGGCGAGGTCAACGTGCACCAGCGGTCGCTGTCCTCCTTCCTCAAGACCGCCGAGGTGCTGCGCGTGTCAGGACTCACGCAGAACGAGGATGTGCAGGTG CCGCTGCTGCAAACGGTGCGCGCCACCACCACCGCTCCGTCGCCGCACACGCCGCCGCACCCCGCGCACACCCCGCACCCTGCCCACACGCCCAGCTACTCCGAGAAGCTGGAGGAGGCGCTGACCATCCCGCCCAGCCACGGCATGCGCCGCATCCCGCTGCCGCCACGCCGTATGAGCCGCTCCGCCGACAACTCGCCTGACGTCATCAAGCGCCCGCGCCACGACAACAACAATGACCAG CCCCAAATCCACGACTTCTCCACAAAGAACCACTCCCTGGTGAACAACACTCGCGCCCACGAGTCCGGCAACAATGGGAACGGAATCTCCAACAGCAGCTCGTCGCCGTCGCCGCGGCTGATGGACGAGGTCAAGAACGAGCCCCTGGACATGATCTGCGTGCCCAACGCCGACATCGATAGGAGCACGGACGACACGCCGCCGCACCACCATCGGACGCTG GGAGGCCCGCCATCCCGCGGCAGCTCAGCCGAAGCCGACGACCGCACGCCTCCACCACAGATGCCACCTTCGCCATTCGTCCCGCCATCGGACACGAAATTCCCGCCTTACCATTTCAGCATGGCGCCACTCTCTGATACATCTCTCTCTG GGTTGGTGAATCCTCTGGTGTCAGACAGCATGGCAAGCACGTCTCAAG GTGGCGCCCGCACCCCCCAAGAAGATTACAGATGCGAGCCCTGTAACAAGAGTTTGTCTTCCCTGACGCGGCTCAAACGGCATATTCAGAACGTTCACATGCGACCCTCCAGGGAGCCAGTGTGTAACATTTGCCGGCGCGTATACTCCAGCCTGAACAGCCTCAGGAACCACAAGTCCATCTACCACCGCAAGCAGCAGCAGCCGCCCGCGAGCTCAGCCGGCCCCTTCTACCCCGTCAACTGA
- the LOC135075351 gene encoding broad-complex core protein isoforms 1/2/3/4/5 isoform X1 produces the protein MVDTQHFCLRWNNYQSSITSAFENLRDDEDFVDVTLACDGKSLKAHRVVLSACSPYFRELLKSTPCKHPVIVLQDVAFTDLHALVEFIYHGEVNVHQRSLSSFLKTAEVLRVSGLTQNEDVQVPLLQTVRATTTAPSPHTPPHPAHTPHPAHTPSYSEKLEEALTIPPSHGMRRIPLPPRRMSRSADNSPDVIKRPRHDNNNDQPQIHDFSTKNHSLVNNTRAHESGNNGNGISNSSSSPSPRLMDEVKNEPLDMICVPNADIDRSTDDTPPHHHRTLGGPPSRGSSAEADDRTPPPQMPPSPFVPPSDTKFPPYHFSMAPLSDTSLSGLVNPLVSDSMASTSQAVAPLRMPPPTAGGINEPQECPYCRRTFSCYYSLKRHFQDKHEQSDTLYVCEFCHRRYRTKNSLTTHKSLQHRGSSGMLKRLLKTSALHSALAPAPHHLFDLAGAEQLPPGLQ, from the exons atggtgGACACACAGCATTTTTGCCTCCGGTGGAACAACTACCAAAGCAGCATCACCAGCGCTTTCGAGAACCTTCGAGATGACGAAGACTTCGTGGACGTCACTCTTGCCTGCGACGGGAAGAGTCTGAAGGCCCACAGAGTGGTTCTTTCGGCCTGCAGCCCGTATTTCAGAGAACTCTTGAAG TCGACGCCATGCAAGCACCCCGTGATCGTGCTGCAAGACGTGGCGTTCACGGACCTCCACGCCCTGGTGGAGTTCATCTACCACGGCGAGGTCAACGTGCACCAGCGGTCGCTGTCCTCCTTCCTCAAGACCGCCGAGGTGCTGCGCGTGTCAGGACTCACGCAGAACGAGGATGTGCAGGTG CCGCTGCTGCAAACGGTGCGCGCCACCACCACCGCTCCGTCGCCGCACACGCCGCCGCACCCCGCGCACACCCCGCACCCTGCCCACACGCCCAGCTACTCCGAGAAGCTGGAGGAGGCGCTGACCATCCCGCCCAGCCACGGCATGCGCCGCATCCCGCTGCCGCCACGCCGTATGAGCCGCTCCGCCGACAACTCGCCTGACGTCATCAAGCGCCCGCGCCACGACAACAACAATGACCAG CCCCAAATCCACGACTTCTCCACAAAGAACCACTCCCTGGTGAACAACACTCGCGCCCACGAGTCCGGCAACAATGGGAACGGAATCTCCAACAGCAGCTCGTCGCCGTCGCCGCGGCTGATGGACGAGGTCAAGAACGAGCCCCTGGACATGATCTGCGTGCCCAACGCCGACATCGATAGGAGCACGGACGACACGCCGCCGCACCACCATCGGACGCTG GGAGGCCCGCCATCCCGCGGCAGCTCAGCCGAAGCCGACGACCGCACGCCTCCACCACAGATGCCACCTTCGCCATTCGTCCCGCCATCGGACACGAAATTCCCGCCTTACCATTTCAGCATGGCGCCACTCTCTGATACATCTCTCTCTG GGTTGGTGAATCCTCTGGTGTCAGACAGCATGGCAAGCACGTCTCAAG CCGTGGCGCCGCTCCGTATGCCGCCGCCTACCGCGGGCGGCATCAACGAGCCCCAGGAGTGTCCGTACTGCCGCCGGACCTTCTCTTGTTACTATTCCCTGAAGCGACACTTCCAAGACAAGCACGAGCAGTCGGACACGCTGTACGTGTGCGAGTTCTGCCACCGGCGGTACCGGACCAAGAACTCGCTGACGACGCACAAGAGCCTGCAGCACCGCGGCTCCAGCGGCATGCTGAAGCGGCTGCTGAAGACGTCGGCGCTGCACAGCGCGCTGGCGCCGGCGCCGCACCACCTGTTCGACCTGGCCGGCGCCGAGCAGCTGCCGCCGGGCCTGCAATGA
- the LOC135075351 gene encoding broad-complex core protein isoform X4 — MVDTQHFCLRWNNYQSSITSAFENLRDDEDFVDVTLACDGKSLKAHRVVLSACSPYFRELLKSTPCKHPVIVLQDVAFTDLHALVEFIYHGEVNVHQRSLSSFLKTAEVLRVSGLTQNEDVQPLLQTVRATTTAPSPHTPPHPAHTPHPAHTPSYSEKLEEALTIPPSHGMRRIPLPPRRMSRSADNSPDVIKRPRHDNNNDQPQIHDFSTKNHSLVNNTRAHESGNNGNGISNSSSSPSPRLMDEVKNEPLDMICVPNADIDRSTDDTPPHHHRTLGGPPSRGSSAEADDRTPPPQMPPSPFVPPSDTKFPPYHFSMAPLSDTSLSGLVNPLVSDSMASTSQVGPLGAGHRCEVCGKLLSTRLTLKRHTEQQHLQPLHSARCSLCHKVFRTLNSLNNHKSIYHRRQRGLPQQTQPQNLTTADAKITPPHHNIDFYKFKDQFNV; from the exons atggtgGACACACAGCATTTTTGCCTCCGGTGGAACAACTACCAAAGCAGCATCACCAGCGCTTTCGAGAACCTTCGAGATGACGAAGACTTCGTGGACGTCACTCTTGCCTGCGACGGGAAGAGTCTGAAGGCCCACAGAGTGGTTCTTTCGGCCTGCAGCCCGTATTTCAGAGAACTCTTGAAG TCGACGCCATGCAAGCACCCCGTGATCGTGCTGCAAGACGTGGCGTTCACGGACCTCCACGCCCTGGTGGAGTTCATCTACCACGGCGAGGTCAACGTGCACCAGCGGTCGCTGTCCTCCTTCCTCAAGACCGCCGAGGTGCTGCGCGTGTCAGGACTCACGCAGAACGAGGATGTGCAG CCGCTGCTGCAAACGGTGCGCGCCACCACCACCGCTCCGTCGCCGCACACGCCGCCGCACCCCGCGCACACCCCGCACCCTGCCCACACGCCCAGCTACTCCGAGAAGCTGGAGGAGGCGCTGACCATCCCGCCCAGCCACGGCATGCGCCGCATCCCGCTGCCGCCACGCCGTATGAGCCGCTCCGCCGACAACTCGCCTGACGTCATCAAGCGCCCGCGCCACGACAACAACAATGACCAG CCCCAAATCCACGACTTCTCCACAAAGAACCACTCCCTGGTGAACAACACTCGCGCCCACGAGTCCGGCAACAATGGGAACGGAATCTCCAACAGCAGCTCGTCGCCGTCGCCGCGGCTGATGGACGAGGTCAAGAACGAGCCCCTGGACATGATCTGCGTGCCCAACGCCGACATCGATAGGAGCACGGACGACACGCCGCCGCACCACCATCGGACGCTG GGAGGCCCGCCATCCCGCGGCAGCTCAGCCGAAGCCGACGACCGCACGCCTCCACCACAGATGCCACCTTCGCCATTCGTCCCGCCATCGGACACGAAATTCCCGCCTTACCATTTCAGCATGGCGCCACTCTCTGATACATCTCTCTCTG GGTTGGTGAATCCTCTGGTGTCAGACAGCATGGCAAGCACGTCTCAAG TGGGCCCGCTGGGGGCGGGCCACCGCTGCGAGGTGTGCGGCAAGCTGCTGTCCACGCGGCTGACGCTGAAGCGGCACACGGAGCAGCAGCACCTGCAGCCGCTGCACTCGGCGCGCTGCTCGCTGTGCCACAAGGTGTTCCGAACGCTGAACTCGCTCAACAACCATAAGAGCATCTACCACCGGCGCCAGCGCGGCCTGCCGCAGCAGACGCAGCCGCAGAACCTCACCACCGCCGACGCCAAGATCACCCCTCCCCACCACAACATCGACTTCTACAAGTTCAAAGATCAGTTCAACGTCTAA
- the LOC135075351 gene encoding broad-complex core protein isoforms 1/2/3/4/5 isoform X6, whose translation MVDTQHFCLRWNNYQSSITSAFENLRDDEDFVDVTLACDGKSLKAHRVVLSACSPYFRELLKSTPCKHPVIVLQDVAFTDLHALVEFIYHGEVNVHQRSLSSFLKTAEVLRVSGLTQNEDVQVPLLQTVRATTTAPSPHTPPHPAHTPHPAHTPSYSEKLEEALTIPPSHGMRRIPLPPRRMSRSADNSPDVIKRPRHDNNNDQPQIHDFSTKNHSLVNNTRAHESGNNGNGISNSSSSPSPRLMDEVKNEPLDMICVPNADIDRSTDDTPPHHHRTLGGPPSRGSSAEADDRTPPPQMPPSPFVPPSDTKFPPYHFSMAPLSDTSLSGLVNPLVSDSMASTSQGKKLFSCSICGKVLCSKASLKRHIADKHAERQEEYRCTICERVYCSRNSLMTHIYTYHKSRPGESEQIRFF comes from the exons atggtgGACACACAGCATTTTTGCCTCCGGTGGAACAACTACCAAAGCAGCATCACCAGCGCTTTCGAGAACCTTCGAGATGACGAAGACTTCGTGGACGTCACTCTTGCCTGCGACGGGAAGAGTCTGAAGGCCCACAGAGTGGTTCTTTCGGCCTGCAGCCCGTATTTCAGAGAACTCTTGAAG TCGACGCCATGCAAGCACCCCGTGATCGTGCTGCAAGACGTGGCGTTCACGGACCTCCACGCCCTGGTGGAGTTCATCTACCACGGCGAGGTCAACGTGCACCAGCGGTCGCTGTCCTCCTTCCTCAAGACCGCCGAGGTGCTGCGCGTGTCAGGACTCACGCAGAACGAGGATGTGCAGGTG CCGCTGCTGCAAACGGTGCGCGCCACCACCACCGCTCCGTCGCCGCACACGCCGCCGCACCCCGCGCACACCCCGCACCCTGCCCACACGCCCAGCTACTCCGAGAAGCTGGAGGAGGCGCTGACCATCCCGCCCAGCCACGGCATGCGCCGCATCCCGCTGCCGCCACGCCGTATGAGCCGCTCCGCCGACAACTCGCCTGACGTCATCAAGCGCCCGCGCCACGACAACAACAATGACCAG CCCCAAATCCACGACTTCTCCACAAAGAACCACTCCCTGGTGAACAACACTCGCGCCCACGAGTCCGGCAACAATGGGAACGGAATCTCCAACAGCAGCTCGTCGCCGTCGCCGCGGCTGATGGACGAGGTCAAGAACGAGCCCCTGGACATGATCTGCGTGCCCAACGCCGACATCGATAGGAGCACGGACGACACGCCGCCGCACCACCATCGGACGCTG GGAGGCCCGCCATCCCGCGGCAGCTCAGCCGAAGCCGACGACCGCACGCCTCCACCACAGATGCCACCTTCGCCATTCGTCCCGCCATCGGACACGAAATTCCCGCCTTACCATTTCAGCATGGCGCCACTCTCTGATACATCTCTCTCTG GGTTGGTGAATCCTCTGGTGTCAGACAGCATGGCAAGCACGTCTCAAG GTAAAAAGTTATTCTCGTGTTCGATATGCGGCAAGGTTCTATGCTCGAAGGCGTCGCTCAAGCGCCATATCGCGGACAAGCACGCCGAGCGGCAGGAGGAGTACCGCTGCACCATATGCGAGCGAGTGTACTGCTCCCGGAATTCCCTGATGACGCATATTTACACCTACCACAAGTCGAGGCCCGGGGAATCGGAGCAAATTCGGTTTTTTTAG
- the LOC135075351 gene encoding broad-complex core protein isoform X3, with translation MVDTQHFCLRWNNYQSSITSAFENLRDDEDFVDVTLACDGKSLKAHRVVLSACSPYFRELLKSTPCKHPVIVLQDVAFTDLHALVEFIYHGEVNVHQRSLSSFLKTAEVLRVSGLTQNEDVQVPLLQTVRATTTAPSPHTPPHPAHTPHPAHTPSYSEKLEEALTIPPSHGMRRIPLPPRRMSRSADNSPDVIKRPRHDNNNDQPQIHDFSTKNHSLVNNTRAHESGNNGNGISNSSSSPSPRLMDEVKNEPLDMICVPNADIDRSTDDTPPHHHRTLGGPPSRGSSAEADDRTPPPQMPPSPFVPPSDTKFPPYHFSMAPLSDTSLSGLVNPLVSDSMASTSQVGPLGAGHRCEVCGKLLSTRLTLKRHTEQQHLQPLHSARCSLCHKVFRTLNSLNNHKSIYHRRQRGLPQQTQPQNLTTADAKITPPHHNIDFYKFKDQFNV, from the exons atggtgGACACACAGCATTTTTGCCTCCGGTGGAACAACTACCAAAGCAGCATCACCAGCGCTTTCGAGAACCTTCGAGATGACGAAGACTTCGTGGACGTCACTCTTGCCTGCGACGGGAAGAGTCTGAAGGCCCACAGAGTGGTTCTTTCGGCCTGCAGCCCGTATTTCAGAGAACTCTTGAAG TCGACGCCATGCAAGCACCCCGTGATCGTGCTGCAAGACGTGGCGTTCACGGACCTCCACGCCCTGGTGGAGTTCATCTACCACGGCGAGGTCAACGTGCACCAGCGGTCGCTGTCCTCCTTCCTCAAGACCGCCGAGGTGCTGCGCGTGTCAGGACTCACGCAGAACGAGGATGTGCAGGTG CCGCTGCTGCAAACGGTGCGCGCCACCACCACCGCTCCGTCGCCGCACACGCCGCCGCACCCCGCGCACACCCCGCACCCTGCCCACACGCCCAGCTACTCCGAGAAGCTGGAGGAGGCGCTGACCATCCCGCCCAGCCACGGCATGCGCCGCATCCCGCTGCCGCCACGCCGTATGAGCCGCTCCGCCGACAACTCGCCTGACGTCATCAAGCGCCCGCGCCACGACAACAACAATGACCAG CCCCAAATCCACGACTTCTCCACAAAGAACCACTCCCTGGTGAACAACACTCGCGCCCACGAGTCCGGCAACAATGGGAACGGAATCTCCAACAGCAGCTCGTCGCCGTCGCCGCGGCTGATGGACGAGGTCAAGAACGAGCCCCTGGACATGATCTGCGTGCCCAACGCCGACATCGATAGGAGCACGGACGACACGCCGCCGCACCACCATCGGACGCTG GGAGGCCCGCCATCCCGCGGCAGCTCAGCCGAAGCCGACGACCGCACGCCTCCACCACAGATGCCACCTTCGCCATTCGTCCCGCCATCGGACACGAAATTCCCGCCTTACCATTTCAGCATGGCGCCACTCTCTGATACATCTCTCTCTG GGTTGGTGAATCCTCTGGTGTCAGACAGCATGGCAAGCACGTCTCAAG TGGGCCCGCTGGGGGCGGGCCACCGCTGCGAGGTGTGCGGCAAGCTGCTGTCCACGCGGCTGACGCTGAAGCGGCACACGGAGCAGCAGCACCTGCAGCCGCTGCACTCGGCGCGCTGCTCGCTGTGCCACAAGGTGTTCCGAACGCTGAACTCGCTCAACAACCATAAGAGCATCTACCACCGGCGCCAGCGCGGCCTGCCGCAGCAGACGCAGCCGCAGAACCTCACCACCGCCGACGCCAAGATCACCCCTCCCCACCACAACATCGACTTCTACAAGTTCAAAGATCAGTTCAACGTCTAA
- the LOC135075351 gene encoding broad-complex core protein isoforms 1/2/3/4/5 isoform X2, whose translation MVDTQHFCLRWNNYQSSITSAFENLRDDEDFVDVTLACDGKSLKAHRVVLSACSPYFRELLKSTPCKHPVIVLQDVAFTDLHALVEFIYHGEVNVHQRSLSSFLKTAEVLRVSGLTQNEDVQPLLQTVRATTTAPSPHTPPHPAHTPHPAHTPSYSEKLEEALTIPPSHGMRRIPLPPRRMSRSADNSPDVIKRPRHDNNNDQPQIHDFSTKNHSLVNNTRAHESGNNGNGISNSSSSPSPRLMDEVKNEPLDMICVPNADIDRSTDDTPPHHHRTLGGPPSRGSSAEADDRTPPPQMPPSPFVPPSDTKFPPYHFSMAPLSDTSLSGLVNPLVSDSMASTSQAVAPLRMPPPTAGGINEPQECPYCRRTFSCYYSLKRHFQDKHEQSDTLYVCEFCHRRYRTKNSLTTHKSLQHRGSSGMLKRLLKTSALHSALAPAPHHLFDLAGAEQLPPGLQ comes from the exons atggtgGACACACAGCATTTTTGCCTCCGGTGGAACAACTACCAAAGCAGCATCACCAGCGCTTTCGAGAACCTTCGAGATGACGAAGACTTCGTGGACGTCACTCTTGCCTGCGACGGGAAGAGTCTGAAGGCCCACAGAGTGGTTCTTTCGGCCTGCAGCCCGTATTTCAGAGAACTCTTGAAG TCGACGCCATGCAAGCACCCCGTGATCGTGCTGCAAGACGTGGCGTTCACGGACCTCCACGCCCTGGTGGAGTTCATCTACCACGGCGAGGTCAACGTGCACCAGCGGTCGCTGTCCTCCTTCCTCAAGACCGCCGAGGTGCTGCGCGTGTCAGGACTCACGCAGAACGAGGATGTGCAG CCGCTGCTGCAAACGGTGCGCGCCACCACCACCGCTCCGTCGCCGCACACGCCGCCGCACCCCGCGCACACCCCGCACCCTGCCCACACGCCCAGCTACTCCGAGAAGCTGGAGGAGGCGCTGACCATCCCGCCCAGCCACGGCATGCGCCGCATCCCGCTGCCGCCACGCCGTATGAGCCGCTCCGCCGACAACTCGCCTGACGTCATCAAGCGCCCGCGCCACGACAACAACAATGACCAG CCCCAAATCCACGACTTCTCCACAAAGAACCACTCCCTGGTGAACAACACTCGCGCCCACGAGTCCGGCAACAATGGGAACGGAATCTCCAACAGCAGCTCGTCGCCGTCGCCGCGGCTGATGGACGAGGTCAAGAACGAGCCCCTGGACATGATCTGCGTGCCCAACGCCGACATCGATAGGAGCACGGACGACACGCCGCCGCACCACCATCGGACGCTG GGAGGCCCGCCATCCCGCGGCAGCTCAGCCGAAGCCGACGACCGCACGCCTCCACCACAGATGCCACCTTCGCCATTCGTCCCGCCATCGGACACGAAATTCCCGCCTTACCATTTCAGCATGGCGCCACTCTCTGATACATCTCTCTCTG GGTTGGTGAATCCTCTGGTGTCAGACAGCATGGCAAGCACGTCTCAAG CCGTGGCGCCGCTCCGTATGCCGCCGCCTACCGCGGGCGGCATCAACGAGCCCCAGGAGTGTCCGTACTGCCGCCGGACCTTCTCTTGTTACTATTCCCTGAAGCGACACTTCCAAGACAAGCACGAGCAGTCGGACACGCTGTACGTGTGCGAGTTCTGCCACCGGCGGTACCGGACCAAGAACTCGCTGACGACGCACAAGAGCCTGCAGCACCGCGGCTCCAGCGGCATGCTGAAGCGGCTGCTGAAGACGTCGGCGCTGCACAGCGCGCTGGCGCCGGCGCCGCACCACCTGTTCGACCTGGCCGGCGCCGAGCAGCTGCCGCCGGGCCTGCAATGA
- the LOC135075351 gene encoding broad-complex core protein isoforms 1/2/3/4/5 isoform X7, giving the protein MVDTQHFCLRWNNYQSSITSAFENLRDDEDFVDVTLACDGKSLKAHRVVLSACSPYFRELLKSTPCKHPVIVLQDVAFTDLHALVEFIYHGEVNVHQRSLSSFLKTAEVLRVSGLTQNEDVQPLLQTVRATTTAPSPHTPPHPAHTPHPAHTPSYSEKLEEALTIPPSHGMRRIPLPPRRMSRSADNSPDVIKRPRHDNNNDQPQIHDFSTKNHSLVNNTRAHESGNNGNGISNSSSSPSPRLMDEVKNEPLDMICVPNADIDRSTDDTPPHHHRTLGGPPSRGSSAEADDRTPPPQMPPSPFVPPSDTKFPPYHFSMAPLSDTSLSGLVNPLVSDSMASTSQGKKLFSCSICGKVLCSKASLKRHIADKHAERQEEYRCTICERVYCSRNSLMTHIYTYHKSRPGESEQIRFF; this is encoded by the exons atggtgGACACACAGCATTTTTGCCTCCGGTGGAACAACTACCAAAGCAGCATCACCAGCGCTTTCGAGAACCTTCGAGATGACGAAGACTTCGTGGACGTCACTCTTGCCTGCGACGGGAAGAGTCTGAAGGCCCACAGAGTGGTTCTTTCGGCCTGCAGCCCGTATTTCAGAGAACTCTTGAAG TCGACGCCATGCAAGCACCCCGTGATCGTGCTGCAAGACGTGGCGTTCACGGACCTCCACGCCCTGGTGGAGTTCATCTACCACGGCGAGGTCAACGTGCACCAGCGGTCGCTGTCCTCCTTCCTCAAGACCGCCGAGGTGCTGCGCGTGTCAGGACTCACGCAGAACGAGGATGTGCAG CCGCTGCTGCAAACGGTGCGCGCCACCACCACCGCTCCGTCGCCGCACACGCCGCCGCACCCCGCGCACACCCCGCACCCTGCCCACACGCCCAGCTACTCCGAGAAGCTGGAGGAGGCGCTGACCATCCCGCCCAGCCACGGCATGCGCCGCATCCCGCTGCCGCCACGCCGTATGAGCCGCTCCGCCGACAACTCGCCTGACGTCATCAAGCGCCCGCGCCACGACAACAACAATGACCAG CCCCAAATCCACGACTTCTCCACAAAGAACCACTCCCTGGTGAACAACACTCGCGCCCACGAGTCCGGCAACAATGGGAACGGAATCTCCAACAGCAGCTCGTCGCCGTCGCCGCGGCTGATGGACGAGGTCAAGAACGAGCCCCTGGACATGATCTGCGTGCCCAACGCCGACATCGATAGGAGCACGGACGACACGCCGCCGCACCACCATCGGACGCTG GGAGGCCCGCCATCCCGCGGCAGCTCAGCCGAAGCCGACGACCGCACGCCTCCACCACAGATGCCACCTTCGCCATTCGTCCCGCCATCGGACACGAAATTCCCGCCTTACCATTTCAGCATGGCGCCACTCTCTGATACATCTCTCTCTG GGTTGGTGAATCCTCTGGTGTCAGACAGCATGGCAAGCACGTCTCAAG GTAAAAAGTTATTCTCGTGTTCGATATGCGGCAAGGTTCTATGCTCGAAGGCGTCGCTCAAGCGCCATATCGCGGACAAGCACGCCGAGCGGCAGGAGGAGTACCGCTGCACCATATGCGAGCGAGTGTACTGCTCCCGGAATTCCCTGATGACGCATATTTACACCTACCACAAGTCGAGGCCCGGGGAATCGGAGCAAATTCGGTTTTTTTAG